Genomic segment of Gemmatimonadota bacterium:
GGCTAGGGTCCATTCGTCGGGGAATGATATACCTAATTAGACAATCCCCTCAATAATCTCACGCAAAAAGGTTGACTTGCGCCTAGTTATCGGGATATAATTAGGCCATGAAAGATTACATCAGCCTCTACCAGTTCCATAAGCTGTTTCCCGATGAGGAAGCAGCCGTTGCCTTCTACGAGGCGCAGCGATGGCCGAACGGCGTCCGCTGCCCGCATTGCGACAAGGCGGAGAACGTCAAGGTCGTTGAGAGTCGCAAGCCTCAGCCGTACCACTGCACGTCATGCCGCAAGTATTTCAGCGTCCGCGTCAAGAGCGTCATGGAATCGAGCAAGGTTCCGCTCCATAAGTGGCTGCTGGTGACGTACATGATGACAACCGCCCGCAAGGGAATCAGCAGCCATCAGGTAGCCCGCGAGATCGGAGTAACCCAAAAGACGGCGTGGTTCATGCTTCAGCGCATCCGCGAGTCATGGGACACCCAATCGGGCATGATGGCCGGCCCGGTAGAGGTTGATGAGGCGTACTTTGGCGGCAAGGAGCGCAACAAGCACGAGAGCAAGCGCCTTCACGCCGGACGTGGCGCAGTCGGCAAGGCCGGGGTTGTGGTGGTGCGCTCACGCAGCACGGGCAGGGTAAAGGCACTCCCGATAGCGAACGCGGACAAG
This window contains:
- a CDS encoding IS1595 family transposase; this translates as MKDYISLYQFHKLFPDEEAAVAFYEAQRWPNGVRCPHCDKAENVKVVESRKPQPYHCTSCRKYFSVRVKSVMESSKVPLHKWLLVTYMMTTARKGISSHQVAREIGVTQKTAWFMLQRIRESWDTQSGMMAGPVEVDEAYFGGKERNKHESKRLHAGRGAVGKAGVVVVRSRSTGRVKALPIANADKPTLHGIIKANVETGATVYTDEWAAYRNLVGYRHEAVSHSAGEYVREQAHTNSAEAFWALLKRGYIGTFHHFSFKHLHRYVNEFAERHNTLDMTAMERFGHFIRLTVDKRIRYKELTA